The Symphalangus syndactylus isolate Jambi chromosome 8, NHGRI_mSymSyn1-v2.1_pri, whole genome shotgun sequence genome includes a window with the following:
- the OTOS gene encoding otospiralin isoform X1, with amino-acid sequence MGGLALPGFILLQVGLSRRSGSTGKMQACVVPGLALCLLLGPLAGAKPVQEEGDPYAELPAMPYWPFSTSDFWNYVQHFQALGAYPQIEDMARTFFAHFPLGSTLGFHVPYQED; translated from the exons ATGGGTGGTCTCGCCCTTCCTGGGTTCATCCTGCTGCAGGTGGGCCTGAGTCGCAGATCGGGAAGCACCGGGAAGATGCAGGCCTGCGTGGTGCCGGGGCTGGCGCTCTGCCTCCTGCTGGGGCCTCTCGCAG GGGCCAAGCCTGTGCAGGAGGAAGGAG ACCCTTACGCGGAGCTGCCGGCTATGCCCTACTGGCCTTTCTCCACCTCTGACTTCTGGAACTATGTGCAGCACTTCCAGGCCCTGGGGGCCTATCCCCAGATCGAGGACATGGCCCGCACCTTCTTCGCGCACTTCCCCCTGGGGAGCACCCTGGGCTTCCATGTTCCCTATCAGGAGGACTGA
- the OTOS gene encoding otospiralin isoform X2 yields MQACVVPGLALCLLLGPLAGAKPVQEEGDPYAELPAMPYWPFSTSDFWNYVQHFQALGAYPQIEDMARTFFAHFPLGSTLGFHVPYQED; encoded by the exons ATGCAGGCCTGCGTGGTGCCGGGGCTGGCGCTCTGCCTCCTGCTGGGGCCTCTCGCAG GGGCCAAGCCTGTGCAGGAGGAAGGAG ACCCTTACGCGGAGCTGCCGGCTATGCCCTACTGGCCTTTCTCCACCTCTGACTTCTGGAACTATGTGCAGCACTTCCAGGCCCTGGGGGCCTATCCCCAGATCGAGGACATGGCCCGCACCTTCTTCGCGCACTTCCCCCTGGGGAGCACCCTGGGCTTCCATGTTCCCTATCAGGAGGACTGA